The following proteins are encoded in a genomic region of Mahella australiensis 50-1 BON:
- the purL gene encoding phosphoribosylformylglycinamidine synthase subunit PurL: MPSKQRWDEVGLTENEYRMIIDILGREPNDLELNLYGVMWSEHCGYKHSRAMLKMFPTSGPRILQGPGENAGIVDIGDGLAVCMKVESHNHPSALEPYQGAATGMGGIIRDIFTMGSRPVALLDSLKFGPLDNPRSRYLMDGVVSGIAGYGNCIGIPTVAGEVGFDPCYTGNPLVNAMCVGLIRHDEIQRGAAAGVGNSVMIVGHTTGRDGMGGASFASVEITAESEERRSAVQVGDPFMEKLLLEACLELFKTGCVVGIQDMGAAGIISSTCETAARAGTGIELDVALVPKRETGMTPTQVMISESQERMLVIVEKGREQEVYDIFDKWGLHAVVIGHVTDDGMLRVLDNGIKVGEVPAKSLAEAPVYHPDYAKPDYIDELAAFNPLTLTLPDDMNDVLLKLLASPDICSKRWVYRQYDYMVRTDTAVPPGSGDAAVVRIKGTSKAIALTIDSNGRYSYLDPYKGGMIAVAEAARNIVCTGALPIAITDCLNFGTPEKPDIYWQFRESIVGMAEACRALDTPVISGNVSFYNETDRGAIYPTPTVGMAGVMEDVKHITTQAFKKDGDAIVLLGETKEELGASQFLNIIYGMQKGKVPDINLEKESSVQKAALKAIQEGIISSAHDCSDGGLAIALAESCISGRKGAYVNLKFDIRTDALLFGESQSRILISLKPEYLDKLFVICESFGVPCQVIGTVCGDRLNVDVNGNKVVQLPIEEMKDKWEGTIPAYMNGR, from the coding sequence ATGCCAAGTAAACAGCGTTGGGATGAGGTAGGCCTTACTGAAAATGAGTACAGGATGATAATCGATATATTGGGTAGAGAACCTAATGATCTGGAATTAAACCTTTACGGTGTGATGTGGTCGGAACACTGCGGTTATAAGCATTCGCGGGCCATGCTCAAAATGTTTCCGACATCAGGACCGCGAATATTGCAAGGACCTGGAGAGAATGCCGGCATAGTTGATATCGGCGATGGATTGGCTGTATGTATGAAGGTGGAGAGCCATAACCATCCATCCGCCTTGGAGCCGTATCAGGGAGCGGCTACCGGCATGGGCGGCATTATACGCGATATATTTACGATGGGATCGCGGCCTGTAGCCCTTTTAGATTCGCTCAAATTCGGCCCGCTGGATAACCCGCGTTCGCGATATCTCATGGACGGTGTGGTGAGCGGTATAGCCGGTTACGGCAACTGCATAGGCATACCTACGGTGGCAGGTGAAGTCGGGTTTGACCCCTGTTATACCGGCAATCCGTTGGTGAATGCTATGTGCGTCGGGCTTATACGCCACGATGAGATACAGCGCGGCGCAGCCGCCGGCGTGGGCAACTCGGTCATGATAGTGGGCCATACGACCGGGCGCGATGGCATGGGCGGTGCTAGTTTTGCGTCGGTGGAGATCACTGCCGAATCAGAAGAACGCCGATCGGCCGTACAAGTTGGAGATCCTTTTATGGAGAAACTACTGCTCGAGGCCTGCCTGGAGCTGTTTAAAACAGGATGCGTTGTAGGCATACAGGACATGGGCGCCGCCGGCATAATATCATCGACGTGTGAGACGGCGGCCAGGGCAGGTACCGGTATAGAGCTGGACGTGGCATTGGTGCCCAAGCGTGAGACCGGCATGACGCCTACCCAGGTTATGATATCCGAGTCGCAGGAGCGCATGCTGGTCATAGTGGAAAAAGGCAGGGAGCAAGAAGTATATGATATATTCGACAAATGGGGGTTGCATGCGGTTGTCATAGGCCATGTAACCGATGACGGCATGTTGCGCGTTCTCGATAATGGCATTAAAGTGGGCGAGGTGCCGGCCAAATCATTGGCCGAAGCACCGGTGTATCACCCGGATTATGCCAAGCCCGATTATATAGATGAACTGGCGGCTTTTAATCCGCTGACGCTGACGCTGCCCGACGATATGAACGATGTGCTGTTGAAGCTTTTGGCCTCGCCCGATATATGCAGCAAGCGCTGGGTATACAGGCAATATGATTATATGGTGCGCACCGATACAGCCGTGCCGCCGGGTTCAGGCGATGCTGCTGTCGTACGCATAAAGGGCACATCCAAAGCCATAGCCCTTACCATAGACAGCAATGGCCGCTACAGTTACCTTGACCCGTATAAAGGCGGTATGATAGCAGTGGCCGAGGCCGCACGCAATATCGTGTGCACGGGCGCTCTGCCCATAGCCATAACCGATTGCCTTAATTTCGGCACGCCGGAAAAGCCGGATATATACTGGCAGTTCAGAGAGTCCATAGTAGGCATGGCCGAGGCATGCCGTGCACTGGATACGCCAGTTATAAGCGGCAACGTGAGCTTTTATAATGAAACCGATCGCGGTGCCATATATCCTACGCCTACGGTGGGTATGGCGGGGGTAATGGAGGACGTAAAGCATATAACCACTCAGGCTTTCAAAAAAGATGGTGATGCTATAGTGCTGTTGGGCGAAACAAAGGAAGAACTTGGAGCCAGTCAGTTCCTCAATATTATATATGGGATGCAAAAAGGTAAAGTGCCCGATATAAACCTCGAAAAAGAAAGCTCGGTGCAAAAAGCCGCACTTAAAGCTATTCAGGAGGGCATCATATCATCAGCCCATGACTGCAGCGACGGTGGACTTGCTATAGCTCTGGCTGAGAGCTGCATAAGCGGTAGAAAAGGTGCTTATGTAAACCTTAAATTTGATATCCGTACAGATGCTTTGCTGTTTGGCGAGAGCCAGTCTAGAATATTAATATCATTAAAGCCAGAATACCTGGATAAACTTTTCGTCATATGCGAGAGCTTTGGAGTGCCTTGCCAAGTGATAGGCACGGTTTGTGGCGATAGGCTTAACGTAGATGTAAACGGCAACAAGGTTGTACAATTGCCTATAGAGGAGATGAAAGATAAATGGGAGGGCACTATACCGGCTTACATGAATGGCAGATAA
- the purS gene encoding phosphoribosylformylglycinamidine synthase subunit PurS, whose amino-acid sequence MTAKINVTLKKSIMDPQGTAVKDAALSMGFDAVDDVRIGKHIEVKIKDGISRKEAEKQVELLCQKLLANPVMENFSFEITED is encoded by the coding sequence ATGACAGCTAAAATAAACGTTACTTTGAAAAAAAGCATAATGGATCCACAGGGCACGGCAGTAAAAGACGCTGCCCTGTCCATGGGATTCGATGCTGTGGACGATGTGCGCATAGGCAAGCACATAGAAGTGAAAATAAAAGATGGTATATCCAGAAAAGAAGCCGAGAAACAGGTAGAGCTGTTGTGCCAGAAATTATTAGCCAATCCGGTTATGGAAAACTTCTCTTTCGAGATAACGGAGGATTAG
- the purQ gene encoding phosphoribosylformylglycinamidine synthase subunit PurQ, with product MRFGVIVFPGSNCDSDCYHALMDVMGQDVRYVWHKESDISDVDCIVLPGGFSYGDYLRCGAIARFSPVMQSVQDFAERGKPIIGICNGFQILTEAGLLPGALIRNRGLKFICQPQYIRVEHSRSMFTNMCQDGQVLNVPIAHGEGNYVADQATLEKLEANGQVIFRYCDVQGECTNEANPNGSMHNIAGIVNEAGNVLGMMPHPERVCDPILGGTDGRLIFGSIVEWTKRRIANAK from the coding sequence ATGAGATTCGGAGTAATAGTATTTCCTGGCTCTAACTGCGACAGCGACTGCTATCATGCACTGATGGACGTCATGGGCCAGGATGTACGCTACGTATGGCATAAAGAAAGCGATATCTCCGATGTCGACTGCATTGTGTTGCCAGGCGGATTCTCATACGGTGACTATCTGCGCTGCGGCGCTATAGCGCGATTTTCGCCCGTTATGCAGTCGGTACAAGACTTTGCTGAGAGAGGGAAGCCGATTATAGGTATATGCAACGGCTTTCAGATATTGACAGAGGCAGGCCTTTTGCCAGGGGCGTTGATACGCAACCGTGGGCTTAAATTCATATGTCAGCCACAGTATATACGCGTGGAGCATAGTCGGTCGATGTTTACAAATATGTGCCAAGATGGGCAGGTGCTCAATGTACCCATAGCTCATGGTGAAGGTAATTATGTAGCCGACCAAGCCACATTGGAGAAGCTGGAAGCAAATGGCCAAGTCATCTTCCGCTATTGCGATGTGCAAGGTGAATGTACAAACGAGGCTAATCCTAACGGATCCATGCATAACATAGCCGGTATAGTAAATGAGGCGGGCAATGTGCTGGGTATGATGCCACATCCCGAGCGCGTGTGCGATCCCATACTGGGAGGCACCGATGGCCGGCTTATATTTGGCTCCATAGTAGAATGGACGAAGAGGAGGATTGCAAATGCCAAGTAA